From Aegilops tauschii subsp. strangulata cultivar AL8/78 chromosome 5, Aet v6.0, whole genome shotgun sequence:
CACTTTTGCTATCATAAATATCCACAAGTGCATCGCTTTTTTCCTCACTTTTGCCATCATAAACTTGGTTCTATTCCTATTTATGTCCAGTCCTGTTTATGGTAACTTGTTGTTTAATTACAATGCTGCTTTTCAGAGAAGTGAGATGGTTGGCTTGGAAGGTTTCGAGTTCTTCGAGATCATAATTGAGAAATCTTGCAGTAGGCAGGTATATTTATCATCACTCATCTCTTTATCATCACTCTTCTATCTAGTGCTTGATTGGCACAATTAACCACTACTTGACCCTCGCTGCAAAGGCTGCTTGACCCTCGCTGCAGAGGCTGCTTGACAAGTTTGCGAAGATGCTCGCCGGCCGTGAGACCCACAAAGTGAAGCTGCGGGAGGCCGGCAGCGGGCTTCGCGGGCTGTGGGACGTGTTGGTGGTGTTCGATGGCGAAGGCCACATGTACCTAGGGCCCGGCCGGGATCATTTCGCCTGCGCCCATGAGCTACAGCTCGGGTACTTCCTTGTCTTCCGCTACGACGGCGACACCATGTTCACCGTGAAGATGTTCGACAACACCATGTGCCGCATGTACTACCAGCACGACGACGATGCCAGTAAGCTCTCTGCCTCTCTTCTTCCTGTCCTTTTGGCTTCCTCTACCTGCACGACGACAACACCATGTTCACACTTTGTTGCATTTGGctaggcaatgggagcagcagcagggATGGCGAGGAGCAGAGCAGGGATAACGAGGAGCAAAGCGGGGATAACGAGGAGCAAAGCGGGGATGACGAGGAGCAGCCTATTCTGGCTGACGACGACCTTGCCATGATGGCGGCTGACGACGATCCTGCTATGGTGGTGGCGGATGACGACCCTGCAATGGTGTTGGCGGATGACGACCCTGCTATGGTGGTGGCGGATGACGACCCTGCTATGGTGGTGGCGGACAACGACCTTGCTATGGTGGCTGACGACGACCTCGTGATTGTGGTGCCCAATGATGACCTCGCaatggtggtgcctgacaatgacctcgTGATGGTGGTGGCGCCTGCAATCCCACAGCTTGGCGACAGGACCATGCCAATTGTGGTAGAGGAGTACATCTGCGTTGGGATTCGCCACTCTGAGCGCATCAGGTTGatgaaggagaagaaggaggagtgAAGATGTTAAGAAATGAAGTGGCAATGTTAAGCATGTTAGGTTTAAGCTTGTTAGTGTAATCTGAACATGTCAATGTTAAGTATGTCAGGTTTAATTTTGTGCATGCTCATGGATGTTGTATGACAGTGTCATCTAAACATGTCAATTTCTTAATTATGAATATTCAGTTTGGTAATTGATGGGAGTTGAAATTTTTTATGCATGCTCATGGATGAAAGATAAAATTATGGATTTTGTGCATGCTCATGTATGAAACAATATAAGTTTCATTTTTTGAATGCTAAAAACATGACTCAAACCCTAGCCACGGACGACCGCCGCGACGAAATCGGCCGATTTTTTAAAATACTGTAAAAAATTCAAAAACCgtttttcattttttgaatgcTAAAGACATGCGTTTTTCGTGAAGCGGCTACAAGGAGGTTCACGCCAAATGGTGCCATTCCATGTCTATCTCAAACTAGACCCTGTTTTACGGACGGGCGCCAAAAAGCATGCATTTCCGACCCTTGTAGCTACTCCCGACCATTCAGACCACCTtcggccgattcagctggaaccggctggaatttgaactgcgagtcctccatagcttgcccattatttttgccaaaaatcatttttagctTCACAGGTAGGCATTTCATCAAAGAATCGACAACAGGTTGGCACGACTCAAACCCTAGCCACGGACGGCCGCCGCGACGAATCGGCCGGTTTTTTAAAACAtcgtaaaaaattcaaaaaaatcaaaaaaatgggAGACCTCCTCGTCGCATCATCAAATGTGGTCTACCAACtagaaaaaatactaaacttgcaaTACCGGTGTTTCCTTGAAAAAGTGTTCTGAAAAATGACCTACCATGAACGAAGATTCAAGGCTTTCAAGCCAAACTAGCAATGATATGGCCGCATCCGTTGAATAGTTTTTGATAATATGCCCAAATTTGGTGCATGCCTCCATCTTgtgatggcaaacaatgttgccaaagcgaggttccaacttgtttaacaaaaaaaaccgtttttcattttttgaatgcTAAAGACATGCGTTTTTCGTGAAGCGGCTACAAGGAGGGTCACCCCAAACAGCGCCATTCCATGTCTATCTCATAGTAGACCCTGTTTTATGGACGGTCGCCAAAAAGCATGCATTTCCGACCCTCGTAGCTACTCCCGGCCATTCAGACCACCTtcggccgattcagctggaatcggctggaatttgaactgtgggtcctccatagcttgcccgttatttttgccaaaaatcatttttagctTCACAAGTAGGCATTTCATCAAAGAATCGACAACAGATTGGCACGACTCAAACCCTAGCCACGGACGGCCGCCGCGACGAAATCGGCCGGTTTTTTAAAACatcataaaaaattcaaaaaaattcaaaaaaatgggagacctccgcgtcacatcatcaaatgtggcctaccaactagcaaaaatactaaacttgcaaTACCGATGTTTTCTTGAAAAAATATTCTCAAAAACGACCTACCATGaacgaagattcatggctttcaagccaaactaGCAATGATATGGCCGCATCCGTTGAATAGTTTTTGATAATATGCCCAAATTTGGTGCATGCCACCGTCTTgtgatggcaaacaatgttgccaaagcgaggttccaacttgtttaacaaaaaaaccgtttttcattttttgaatgcTAAAGACATGCGTTTTTCGTGAAGTGGCTACGAGGAGGGTCACCCCAAACGGCGCCATTCCATGTCTATCTCAAAGTAGACCCTATTTTACGGACGGTCGCCAAAAAGCATGCATTTCCGACCCTCGTAGCTACTCCCGGCCATTCAGACCACCTtcggccgattcagctggaaccgGCTGGAATTTCAACTGTGGGTCCTGCATAGCTTGCCCATTATTTTTGccaaaaatcatttttagctTCACAGGTAGGCATTTCATCAAAGAATTGACAACAGATTGGCACGACTCAAACCCTAGCCACGGACGGCCGCCGCGACGAAATCGGCCGGTTTTTGAAAACatcataaaaaattcaaaaaaaatcaaaaaatgggagacctccgcgtcacatcatcaaatgtggcctaccaactagcaaaaatactaaacttgcaaTACCGGTGTTTTCTTGAGCTATTCGGTATGATTTTAACCATGATTTCTACAATGTTTACAAAAAAACCTGATTTTTTTCTGCCTCCAAACCTCCAAAGGTGTGAAATTTTCCCTCCCACCCCACCAAAATTTCCCTCCTAGCACCAAATTTTCCCTCACACTCCACCAAAATTTCCCACCACTTCTCTGCCACTACCATGCGGGACCCACCACCCCTGTCCCACTAAACACACGGGATCCACTCCCCTCCCCTCCCACTCCCCAAAATTTCCCCATTCCATTCACCTCCCCTCTCCCTGACGAACCCTAGCTCCGCGCCGCCCCGCTCCCACCCCCTCCCTGctccgcgccgcccctccctgcTCCGCGCCACCCCGCTCCCACTCCGTCCCCTTCTCCGTGCCGCcccgccacgccgccccgccgcgccgcggtgcgccgccctcccCGACAACGAATCCAGCCTTCTCTCTCCCCTCGACGATGGTGGCTACATCGACCGCAACATCGACCGCCCCGGCTACGACTACATCAACGAAAGTGACTACATCATCCACATCGGCGACGGTGGCTACATCACCCACATCATCAACGATCGACGACAGCAGGtacccctctcctctcccctctcccctcGATCTTCTAGGGTTCGGTAGATCCCCCTCCTAGTCGATCTAGGGTTAGGATTCGGTCGATCTACGAGCTCCTGGTGGTTCTTGTTCATGTTCATCTAGGAGCTCCTGGTGGTTTGTTTGATCCCCCTCATGGTTTAGGGTTCATGCTGATTTTAGGGGATGGGGATGGATGAGGAAGTGAATGAGGTTAGAGGAAGACCCTAGATCAGTAACACTTGGAGAAGGTGCCCCTCAGGGCCTCTCATGCTGCCCATTCCTGTTGTTTTGAGGTTATGGGTGGGTTTGCTGTGCGTTTGGTTATATTGTGCTTGTGCGTTGGTCTGGTTCGTGGCGTGTTTACCCGCTCTTGTGAGCGGGGCACTGTGTCACTGATGTTTCTGAACCTGATGTTTATGCCGTATCTCTCTGATGAGATGTATGGCCAAGTGAATGCTGTCATCATCACGATTCACCCCTATGAAACCAGAAGTTTATTTCCCTTTGATTTCATCAAAACTGATGCCTTGTGCTGGCCCAAGATGTTGTAATATCGTTCTATGGCTGCCCATGATCTGGCATTTTTTTGCGGGTATGGCATTCTTTTTGTACTCAAACACAAAACCAAGCTGTGTTAAGTAGACGGTGATTTGTTCAGTCACCAAGCTATAGTGGAATTACATGATTCACATGAGCATTTCTTTATCAGCATAGAGGCCGTCCCGTGTGTCCCTCTGGcctttttttgttgttgttgttgcaaagACCGGGAACTTTATTGAGCAGTTGACAGTGTCACAATTCTGCAAGCACAAGTCGGTTGAATGCTCCCTCCTCGAATCTATAGCTAAGAAATCTGCAACCTAATTTTTTAGTACGACTAATCTTTACTAGCTTCAACTCCGTTCTTTCCTAATAAGCTCCTTCACATCTTCCATGATATATAGCAGTAGGCGCTACCAACATCTTGCTTTGTTCGTCCCGTGTGGCATTGGCCTTGTGTTGCACTAATTCATGAGCAGCTCCTTGAGGGTCAAAGAAAATAAAAGTCATTTTCAGTGTCGTATTGGGAATTTACTTGCTTGCTTGTTTGTATCAACAGTACTTGCTTGCTTGTATGGTTCAATTTCCTTCCTTGCTTGCTTAGTTCTATCAGTAGCAGTTTGATTGTTTCTATCCGTAGCACTTTCCATGCTTGCTTTCTTGTATTAGTAGCACTTATGCACTTTGCTTGCTTGCTACTAGGGTTTGTATCAGCATGTACTTGATTTCTTGTAGCACTTTGCTATCAGTAGCACTACTGGAGTTTGTAGCAGTGTTCTTCTTTTGTGATATGCGCATGAAGCTTGTGTTCTTCTTTCCAGTGAACAAGAGAATGCTTAGTACTTATTGTGGTATTGGAATTCCTGGTGTGTTAAGGCTGTATGACTAGTTTTAATATATACTAGATTGGTGCTAGATAAATTTGGGTGCTGTAATATACATAGTTGATTCTAATTGTCGAAATGTCTTAACTTGTGTGTCTTCTAGTTTGTAGCCATTTTTGGTGTGTAGAGGCAGCATAATATTAGTTGAGAATAATTTTTTCATCTGCTTTTGTACTTCTGCAAGTACTCTTGTTTCATGCTTTACCAGTT
This genomic window contains:
- the LOC120964424 gene encoding uncharacterized protein isoform X1 → MSSPVYGNLLFNYNAAFQRSEMVGLEGFEFFEIIIEKSCSRQRLLDKFAKMLAGRETHKVKLREAGSGLRGLWDVLVVFDGEGHMYLGPGRDHFACAHELQLGYFLVFRYDGDTMFTVKMFDNTMCRMYYQHDDDASNGSSSRDGEEQSRDNEEQSGDNEEQSGDDEEQPILADDDLAMMAADDDPAMVVADDDPAMVLADDDPAMVVADDDPAMVVADNDLAMVADDDLVIVVPNDDLAMVVPDNDLVMVVAPAIPQLGDRTMPIVVEEYICVGIRHSERIRLMKEKKEE
- the LOC120964424 gene encoding uncharacterized protein isoform X2, with amino-acid sequence MVGLEGFEFFEIIIEKSCSRQRLLDKFAKMLAGRETHKVKLREAGSGLRGLWDVLVVFDGEGHMYLGPGRDHFACAHELQLGYFLVFRYDGDTMFTVKMFDNTMCRMYYQHDDDASNGSSSRDGEEQSRDNEEQSGDNEEQSGDDEEQPILADDDLAMMAADDDPAMVVADDDPAMVLADDDPAMVVADDDPAMVVADNDLAMVADDDLVIVVPNDDLAMVVPDNDLVMVVAPAIPQLGDRTMPIVVEEYICVGIRHSERIRLMKEKKEE
- the LOC120964424 gene encoding uncharacterized protein isoform X3, which encodes MLAGRETHKVKLREAGSGLRGLWDVLVVFDGEGHMYLGPGRDHFACAHELQLGYFLVFRYDGDTMFTVKMFDNTMCRMYYQHDDDASNGSSSRDGEEQSRDNEEQSGDNEEQSGDDEEQPILADDDLAMMAADDDPAMVVADDDPAMVLADDDPAMVVADDDPAMVVADNDLAMVADDDLVIVVPNDDLAMVVPDNDLVMVVAPAIPQLGDRTMPIVVEEYICVGIRHSERIRLMKEKKEE